Proteins from a genomic interval of Papaver somniferum cultivar HN1 chromosome 4, ASM357369v1, whole genome shotgun sequence:
- the LOC113275063 gene encoding histone H4, which translates to MSGRGKGGKGLGKGGAKRHRKVLRDNIQGITKPAIRRLARRGGVKRISGLIYEETRGVLKIFLENVIRDAVTYTEHARRKTVTAMDVVYALKRQGRTLYGFGG; encoded by the coding sequence ATGTCAGGAAGAGGAAAAGGAGGAAAGGGTTTGGGAAAGGGAGGAGCAAAGAGGCACAGGAAGGTGTTGAGAGATAATATCCAGGGAATCACCAAACCAGCTATCAGAAGATTAGCGAGAAGAGGTGGAGTGAAACGTATCAGTGGATTGATTTATGAAGAAACTCGTGGTGTTCTTAAGATCTTTCTTGAGAATGTGATTCGTGATGCTGTTACTTATACTGAACATGCTAGGAGAAAGACTGTTACTGCTATGGATGTTGTTTATGCTCTGAAACGACAGGGGAGAACTCTTTATGGATTTGGAGGTTAG